A region of the Apus apus isolate bApuApu2 chromosome 5, bApuApu2.pri.cur, whole genome shotgun sequence genome:
GCcgcgcgccgccgcccgccccacgcgccgcgcgccgccgccgccgccgccgccatcccGGCCGAGGGTCCCTGCGCCGCCGCCCCGACGGCGCCCctcgccccgccccccccgcgccccctcCGGCCGGGCCCTCGCGGCCCGCAGCCAATCGCCGTCGGGCAGCCCTTGgtccccgccccccgcccgccccgccccccgtGCCGGGCCGCGGATTGGCTGCCGGGGCTGAGCCGCCCGCCGGCCGTCAGGGCCCGTGTTGGCCGCGCGCCGCCCCGCGGGGGCGCCTcctggcggcggcggcgggcgcggcaGGCGGGGCGCGGTGCCGGGCCggggccccgctcccgcccgggCTGGCCGCGAGGCCGCGGTCACGTGTCGGATCAGGGCTGTCCCGCCGGCAGCGGCGGCGCGTCACGTGAGGCGGGCAAGATGGCGGCTTCCGTGGACGGTGAGGCGCCAGCGCCGGGCGGCGTCGCTCTGTTCCCGTccccgccggggccgggcctcacccccctcacccccccctcaccccctctGTTGCAGGCGCCGACCTGGAGGCCTCACTGCTGAGCTTCGAGAAGCTGGACCGCGCCTCCCCAGACCTGTGGCCCGAGCAGCGTAAGTCTGGCGGCGCGGGCTGCCCGTGGGCGCGGGGCAGggggcccgcccggcccggcccggcccggcccgctcccCTCGGCAGCCGCGTGGGCTGGGCGGGGTCcgcaggggctgctgctgccgcgGAGCCGCTCACCCCGCTGCCCTTCGTTTTCTCTCCCCAGTGCCCGGGGTTGCGGAGTTCGCCGCCTCCTTCAAGAGCGTGAGTGATCGTTGCCCCGCCGGTCGCGGTTACCCCTTCCAGCTCTTTCCTCCTGCGGGCTTTACTCCTTTGTTCTGTGAAAGATAGCTCAGTGATCGCTGCAGGACCTGCTGGCACAAGCCTCTTGTTGTCAGTATctcctgtattttgttttagtGCTTTATGCAACTTGCTGTGAATGAAAATTACACCGAAGGAATCCTGCTTTCCATACCGACGGTATCTTGGGGGTGGTAGTGTGCCGTTCTTAAGCCTAGGCTAAAGCCCAGGGAAACCtaaaaaacagtattaaatGTACTAATAGCTTtacagagcagctggagctctCGTATTTTGGCTGTCAGTGTAACTAGTTTTCAATATGAGGTCAGGCTTCTCCGTATAATTCTAAAAATAGACTCATCCGAGTATGaacttttgttgttttttttttccaaacagccTATTACAAGCTCTCCTCCCAAGTGGATGGCTGAATTAGAAAATGATGATATTGATATGTTAAAAGGTGAGTATGGACATTGTGGATAGGAAGTAAGGTTGCCAGAGCAGACAGGAATTCAGTCCTTACTTAAGAGGCTTAAAACAGGAGCTCTAGCCCTCCCATTTGCAGAATCTCCAGCTCGGGAGTCTCTTTATCTCAttacagatatatatttttcattaatccAGTTATCTCCAAGAGAATATCCAGATGGCACTGGCATGCTGGTTTTTCAAAAGAAGCACGCGAGAACTAGTTGAAGCAGTGTGGTGTCATTTCAGTCCCATGGTGTATCAGTCTCCCACTATGTAACTATAGTGGACATCTCCTGTGGCTTGGGAAGTGGCATGAATTTTTTGGTGACCCTCGGCTCATTGAACATGATGAGCAGTGTAGACTTTGTTAAAACCAGGGATGGCATCAGCTTGAAGTCTGAATATACTCTGTTCACTGGAAATAGATGATGTCCAAAGTAGGACTTGAAAGTGCTCTGTGAAGTAAGCAGGTAAACTGTCACTGCAGGGCTGTAGCTAAAATTCacactttttctctcttcttagAGCTGGGGAGCCTCACAACAGCTAACCTGATGGAAAAAGTTCGTGGTCTGCAGAACCTGGCTTATCAGCTGGGCCTGGATGAATGTAAGTGCTGTGTGGCTGGGACTGACTGCATTGCCAGTCTTCCCACTAAAAGGTGCACTTGTGGTATGTTGTAGCTGGCAAGTGTCTGACAGTCACAGTTAGTGATCTTCCAAACCAGGGTGAGAGAGAACAAGCCAGGGCTACCTGCAtgggagaaacagcagaaattatAAGAGATCACACGTCAGTCTGGTGTTGCCTAGTGGCACATAAACTTTTGTTCCTGTCTTAACACTGAATTAGGTACATCAGGTCATTTTGCTTAGTTTTCCACTTGGATGCAGAAAGTAATTGTCAGAATACTTGTGTCAGTAGACCTGTCAAACACCATGTACTGCCTCCCCAGTGAAATTTTCACTTGTGTGTAGGATTCTCCCATCACTTAATGTTCATACTGTTTTATGCTTCTGTAGCTGTTACTTTTTTGTACACTCCATTATGTCGGGAGGTGATGTTAAGTACTAAAGTTGGCCTTCATCCCACTTACAGCCAATTTTTAGGAGTTTTTTGAAGAAAGAGCTGCTTGCATAATCACATTTTGGACTCTGTTGTTAACAGGTTGGTCCAGCTCTGAGGATTTAAAGAGGATTGTGTTTCCTTGAAAGCTACCTGTACATATtgacacatttaatttttttctgataattttacTCTAGCATAGACCTTGGTTACAGTTGCTCTTTGGCTACACAAAgcaccaaatattttaaaacttacagTTCTTTCACCTTCCTTCCAGTGGATAACAAAAAGCAGTAATAGACCTTAAGAGTCTTCCTTGCTGTAAATCTAAGATACTCTAATGCTTTCTTATTAACAGATCATTAAGCCTATTTTAACACAGTCCCTGCAAATTTATTTCACTTCCAGTGCTAACATCTGTTAAGACTGTATAAAGTGTTTAGTGGAGTAGGAGTTAAAATATAACCATGTGAAACCAATCAGATACAGAAATTGGCTGATGATTGATTTGCTTTCTCAGGCAAGCTGTAGGTTTAAATGTCAGGCAGTTTTGTCCTGCTAAATGGAATTTTAGCAGACCTTGAGTTTTATTGAACCTAAAAGGTTGTTGTTTCCTTAGCAATATTTATTGCATgcatttccacttttttttagTCGCAAACAAATATGTAAGGAAGACAAAGGGAGCAAACAGTGAAATACCTGTGGTGCAACAGTTACAACCTTTAGTCTGTAGTAACTGGAATCTTGAATTTTCAAGCTTTATGAAAGCTCTTCATGTTTGTAACTTCCTTGTCACTGCAGTCTGTTTTCCTTTAGCCTATAACACTTTGGATGCTTTGTGTGTCATATACTTTTAGGAAAACTTATGCAGAAAATTAGATGCTAGCTTTGAACAGGGCTTCTCAGAGCTGTGTTTCCTGACACTGCCTTTTAAGTTCTTTTCTCTTACAGACTTAAGTAATTGagagaacaagaagaaaaatccaaaaGATCTGTTCATTAGAGTGAAGGGACGTGTAGTTTTGGTGCAGAGGTATTTGGTTTGATTATATCTCTGTGTATTGAAATTTAATTGTCCCCTTGTGACTTGGCTGTTAATTGAAACTGGCTGTCAACAGCAGGATTAAAGCCACTGTCTCCTCTAGATGGCAGCGTGAAGCTTCCCATAGAaatcttgctgctgtttttaaaaaaatggtagTTTCAGCCGTGACTTGAAGTTTCTTCTTCCCAGcattggtgggtttttttgtgaccTATTTCCTTTATGAATGTGCACCAtcttttttacagtattttcaagtgttttatCTGTATTGCATGTGAGAAACAATTCTGCTTTGTTGTGTTAGcaacttaattttcttccaacTCTCCTCTTCCACACCCTATCTCAAATCCCTTATGTTTTCAAAGACTTCTGTTTTCATccaaattactgaaaaaatgcTGTACAGGACTAAAGTGATTCCTGCAACACTCCATGACAAATGTTTTCTATTGAGTGACTTTGTAGTTGTGATGTGAGGTCTGTTGTAGAACCAGTTCACAACACACTTCATGTTAATTTTGCATTAGAGTTCATTAGGCGAAGTGACATGTGGGACTGGGTACCCTTTGAACAGCTTATTCATCAAGGTACTATTGAAACACTAAAATAGAAATCTGAGCAATTGATTAGACATGATGTAGTCTGTTAAGTTAATAATTACTGAATTATGCTTTGTTTCTTAAATTCATATGAGCTCTCTTACTCTTCTGTCTATATAAGTGGGCTTTGTTGACAAATATGGAACAAATGTATTGAATCCCTTGTCCATCTTCACTGCTTTCATCTAGGGAACAGTTGAATGCTTTTAGCTGGATTCTGCATTCCTACTATATGTAATTCCTATTCTCCCTAGCTTTTTGGCCATGGatttctctgttcctcttttGGCTGCTTGCTTCTCACAGGTTTCTATTCTTTACAGCTGactttcccctcctcttttttccaAAGGGCTGCCTTTACTTTCTGTAACCCTGGCTGTTTTGTTGAGTGCCCCATGCCTTCTGTGGATCAAATCAACTGTTAGCATATAACTTATGTTTTTTCACATCTTGTTTGATGTGCAGTTGTCCACCACTTTTACACTCAATACTGTTTCACTTAATTAGTGCAAAGTTCTGTGAAAGTTTTTTGCTATCAGATGAAAATGAATCAACTTGCCCTGCTTGGATTTTAACAGTATGTTCAAGAAGCTATTGACTAGAAACTTCAGAGATTACTTTTACTGTCAGAGGTCTGAGATACAGTGAGTGTCATTCAGGCTGGAATAATGCTTCCTCTGGTATTTTATATGGACACTTGAGGAGTCAGGCTTCTTAGCCTCTGGTACAACATCTGTGCAGTATAGTACCTGTTTAGACTGCAGTAGCTTTATCTGATAACACATGATTCTCCGTGTGGGATGACAATGTCAAAGGAGACCTTGGACAACTCAAACAGTTGATGCCATTTTTGATAATGCTCATTCCCTCCTCCTTGGCTGTGAGTTCGGTTACTTCTTTCTGAATAAGGTAACTGTTGGTCTCTCCAGCCATGTATGTGATTCTTTTAGCTTCAGTAGTACCTAGTACATTTAGTTCCTACTCAGACATGGTAAGTTGCTTATTTTCGATGGATTTTTGCCTTTGCAGTTTAAAAGTACTTCTGTTTGGCAGATGTTTTGCAacattgtaatttatttttttaaaaccaaatggATAAGTGGGCACCGTGCTTTGTTAAAAGAATATTACTGACTGCTGGCTGCATGATCTTCTTtactttcatttccattttactAAGATGCAGGGCATTAAACTGCCAATAAAAGGTGGGCCATCTTCCATAAATCAGAATTTCTTATTTGTACCACTTAATTCACTGATGACTTAGATTGAAGGTCCTTCTTATGAATCAGAAAGAATCTCCAAGAAGATCATGGGCAATCTCttcttctgctctcctcctAGCATGCTCATAGGTGGATTCTTGCTCACTCATACCTTTTCCTTGCAGAATATTCTTCCCTTCTGTAGCACAGAATTCACCTGAAGGACAGCCTTCCTTGACTGAAGCAGAATTTTTATAGCATGAATGAATAATTTATACTTTTACTCTCCTCTTAAACGGTAGGCTGTCCTTAGGCCTCTGGTTTATGTATTTATTCTATGGGACAAGCTGATTCTAGAGTTCTGTAGCTCCAGGCTCAGGACCTGCTATCAATAACAATAAAATCttgtaaatataaattatttttcaacacCTCTTCTGAGGTATCCCAGCTTGTGTTTCCTTGCCTCCTTTTTAAGCTATGTGCAATGCTACCCTGTCCTCTTGCTTGtaattgcttttctctttttacttcAGCTTTCTTACTAGagcttctattttctttctgttaaagaGTTATTTTCTTGGTTAGAAGACTCTGAAACCATTTTTAGTATTGAAAATCCTGAGTTTTGTGGAGTTTACAGTCCTTGTTAATGTGGGTATTTTAAGGGTGGGGGGAGGAACAGTGCTCAGTGAGCACTCCTACTTTTAATTGTTAATGCGGTTAGAACTGGAGCACTTCTCTTACGAAGACAagctgaaggagttggggttgttcagcctgaaaaagaggACTCTGGGGGGATtttatagtgaccttccaatacctgaaaggggcctataagaaggctggggaagagctgttcacaagggcatgtaatgataggacaagggagtaatggtttcaagctggagaagggtagatttagttggacattaggaaaaagctCTTTAATATGAGGttggtggatcactggaacaagttgcctggagaggtgggtggaccccatccctggagacattcaaggtcaggcttgatggggctctgagcaatctgttacagtgtgagatgtccctgcttattgtagggactgaactagatgacctttagaggtcccttccaacccaagacattctatgattctatgactttggGAGGCATAGAATCAATGCTGAACATGAGCTGCAGCTGGTCAGTGGGTGTCATCTTTGCTGCTGGCAGAagtctggaggaaaaaatatatgcatatagGCATATTGCCTCATTAtgggcttttttcctccctctgtgtTCATCCAGTTTTTCTTGGAGCAGGGTAGTGAGCACTGCAGAATGAGGAGACCACAGCTGATGCATTAAGGAAGAGGAAGGTAGTTCTTATCTGGGAACCTAGTCACAGATTCTGACTCATTGTTTGTGGCCCACAAAGCAGCAGGTTTCAAAACAGTTTGTGTAAATGCAGCTTTAGATACCTAGCACTGTTTTTCCTCTGACCCATTACAGCTTTCAGAGCAACTAAGCCAAAGTTGACTTTAGAAGATTTTGAAAGTCTTGTTTCGTGAGGTAACAGCTCTGGGAAGTGCATACATTGCTCATAAGCAAACTTACcttcattttaagaaatgtttactattttttattgcagttatttttaagaTCTGCCCTGTCATCTTTTTTGAATGTATGTATACAGAGAGGGGTATCTGACAACTGTATCTACtgtttgaaaaaatacatttttctttaaaaaaaaggtaaataaattggggtttttttccaaactttggAACACATCTATGTGTAAAAGTAACAGATAGGTAGGATGGGAAAATAGGAAAAGCACCATGTCACTGAAGGAATGTGCTTGTCCAGGTACTTTCTGAAGGCCCTGCTATTGCTTCCATAGGAATCTATGATATTTTTCAGATAACTCTTGCTGTACTGTCCCAAAgtgtgtgtgtctatatatacacacttgGTATCAAAGCCATGTTTATAACCACTGTGGCATCTGAGATTTTATCTGTCGGCCATGCTATCATAGTACCGTTTCAGTGATACTGCAAGTGCAAGACTTTATGAAAAGCCTAGTATTTTAAAGCCCTAATATGTTTGTGGAGGTAAGAGCATGTTTGGGCAGTAGCTGCcttaaatattagaaaatgtGAGATAACTTAACCTCACAGATGTGAATACTAGTTATCATTTCCCTGTCAGTGATTTTTGCTAGTCTGCTTTCCTacattagattaattttttttgtagttggagctgttttgtgctttttgtctGGTAAAATTAGGAATGTAAGAATGAGCAGATTATTCAATGTTAAATCCTCACAGTCTTTCATGAGCCATGAGACAGTTACTGAACATGTTCAACTAGGTCTCCCTGTTTGTAGTCCCCTGTGGTTTTTGTGTGCCCTGGCTTTCACTGGACTCTGGCAACTTTGCTCCTCTTTTCTTTGTaatgctgatttattttctgtagtgttCAAGCGAATTGAATACCAAGAGTACAGCTATTTGATGCTAGCTATCAAGAGCCCAAGAATTAGACCTAGATGGTCTGAGAGATGTCAGGTGGACAACAAAATGTTGGTGATCCTGCGGCACCACAGACTGAGAAACAGCCAGGGTTTAGACAGTCAGTGATAGTTTTCCTGAATATAAAGAATGAGTAAATTTATTTTAGCCTGGAAAGACACAACTGGGGCATTACTTGAAAAAGGTCTGTAAAACTAATTATTGCAAAGAAAGTGTGCATAGGGAGTGACTCTTCACTGTTTCTCATGGTATGGGAGCCAGAGAGAATAAAAGTGCATCAGGACAGACATGAGGAGATACTTGCTCTGCACATTAAAGCTAGAACTCGTGGCTGCTGGAGGTTGTGGGCCCGGGAGTTTATCTCACTCAGTGAAAGACAAATTATTGGAAGATAAAACCATTGAGGGTGTTTGACCACAGAGAAATCACCAGCAGCTTGGAAATCTCAGagatgcagaaagcagagagattACAGAGAGATGGGCAGGTACAGCTAAGTGCTTCCCTGCTCTTACACTCTGCAAAAAGTGTTTGCTATTGGCATGTCAGAGTCAGAGTGGTGGCTTGAAAGTACCTTTTGTTTgacagtggggtttttttatatttattttagtatttggCTAGACTGCATGGTAGTTAAACAACTGCTAGGAGAAATGACTGAAGTGTCTCTATAATGGAGAGACCCTTCAAGAGACAGAGGGGCACATGAATGAGGAACATCTACCTTGCTCCCAGGTTAAGCTGCCCTTGGTCATGAACTGTGGtcctctgcagcctcagcagcctCTGAATTTCTAGAAAATCATAAAGGAGTCCTTCTGAACTCAAGGCTGTTTACAGATCACCACTCTATTGGTAGTCTGTTTTTTCATAAATGCTGTCTCGTGATCTCTTGCCTGCAAGTTCAgcttttttgtgggtttggagTGGTAGAGCACT
Encoded here:
- the LIN52 gene encoding protein lin-52 homolog, producing MAASVDGADLEASLLSFEKLDRASPDLWPEQLPGVAEFAASFKSPITSSPPKWMAELENDDIDMLKELGSLTTANLMEKVRGLQNLAYQLGLDESREMTRGKFLNILEKPKK